A window of the Kosakonia radicincitans DSM 16656 genome harbors these coding sequences:
- the hofQ gene encoding DNA uptake porin HofQ → MKKWITGLMLFALSYVSTATTQLVTLTVDDVPVVQVLQTLAAIEKQNLVIQKDVSGTLSLHLTDVPWRQALQTVVESAGLTLSQKGTIWQVHSASWQQQKQAEQDARQARQKQNAPLQTRSIVLRYADAEELAKAGGKLLSPQGAITVDSRLNRLLIRDNKEGLATLEKWVAQMDLPVEQVELAAHIVTINEKSLRELGVKWGLAQSAETARGQINALSADLSVPDASTRVGFNIGSINARLLDLELSALEQKQQLEIIASPRLLASHRQPASIKQGSEIPYQVANGENNTSVEFREAVLGMEVTPTVLPDKRVRLKLRISQNMPGQVLQQSGGEALAIDKQEIETLVEVKSGDTLALGGIFSQKRTTNKNQIPGLGSLPGIGQLFRQDGKDSERRELVVFITPRLAAVH, encoded by the coding sequence ATGAAAAAATGGATAACGGGCCTCATGCTCTTCGCCCTGTCTTACGTCAGCACAGCGACAACGCAGCTCGTCACGCTGACCGTCGATGATGTGCCGGTGGTACAGGTGCTACAGACGCTGGCCGCGATTGAAAAGCAAAATCTGGTGATCCAGAAAGATGTCAGTGGCACGTTGTCGCTGCATTTAACCGATGTTCCCTGGCGGCAGGCATTGCAAACCGTGGTGGAAAGTGCCGGATTAACGCTCAGTCAGAAGGGGACAATCTGGCAGGTTCACTCCGCGTCGTGGCAGCAACAAAAACAGGCGGAACAGGATGCCCGGCAGGCCCGACAAAAACAGAATGCCCCGCTGCAAACGCGCAGCATCGTGTTGCGTTATGCGGACGCCGAAGAACTGGCAAAAGCGGGCGGAAAACTGCTTAGCCCGCAAGGCGCAATAACCGTGGACTCGCGGCTTAACCGCCTGCTGATCCGGGATAATAAAGAGGGGCTGGCGACACTCGAAAAATGGGTGGCGCAAATGGATTTACCGGTCGAGCAGGTTGAGCTGGCGGCGCATATTGTGACCATCAATGAAAAAAGCCTGCGCGAGCTGGGTGTGAAATGGGGGCTGGCGCAGAGCGCCGAAACAGCGCGTGGGCAGATAAACGCGCTATCTGCGGATCTCTCCGTTCCCGATGCCAGTACGCGCGTGGGGTTCAATATCGGCAGTATTAATGCCCGCTTGCTCGATCTGGAGCTTTCCGCGCTGGAGCAAAAGCAGCAGTTGGAGATCATCGCCAGCCCACGTCTGCTGGCTTCACACCGGCAGCCTGCCAGCATCAAACAGGGGAGCGAAATTCCTTATCAGGTCGCCAACGGCGAAAATAATACCTCGGTCGAATTTCGCGAGGCTGTGCTGGGGATGGAAGTGACGCCAACTGTGCTGCCTGATAAACGCGTTCGTCTGAAGCTGCGTATCAGTCAGAATATGCCTGGTCAGGTGCTGCAACAGTCCGGAGGCGAAGCCCTGGCGATTGATAAACAGGAAATTGAAACGCTGGTGGAGGTGAAAAGCGGTGACACGCTGGCGCTTGGCGGAATTTTTTCGCAAAAGCGCACCACGAATAAAAACCAAATTCCGGGGCTTGGGTCTCTGCCTGGCATTGGTCAGCTGTTTCGTCAGGATGGGAAGGATAGCGAACGGCGAGAACTGGTCGTCTTTATTACCCCAAGGTTGGCGGCGGTACATTAA
- the dam gene encoding adenine-specific DNA-methyltransferase encodes MKKNRAFLKWAGGKYPLLDDIGRHLPEGECLIEPFVGAGSVFLNTSFSRYILADINSDLISLYNIVKDRPDEYVQYARELFMPATNQSVIYYQLREEFNQCQDPFRRALLFLYLNRHGYNGLCRYNLRGEFNVPFGRYKKPYFPEAELYHFAEKAQNAFFYCESYADSMARADENSVVYCDPPYAPLSATANFTAYHTNSFSLEQQAHLATIAENLVQNRIPVLISNHDTALTREWYHQAKLHVVKVRRSISSNGGTRKKVDELLALYRPATP; translated from the coding sequence ATGAAAAAGAATCGCGCTTTTTTGAAATGGGCAGGGGGGAAATACCCCCTGCTGGACGATATCGGAAGGCATCTGCCAGAGGGTGAATGCCTGATCGAGCCGTTCGTCGGCGCGGGTTCGGTGTTTCTTAACACCTCGTTCTCCCGCTATATCCTCGCTGATATCAACAGCGATTTGATTAGCCTCTATAACATCGTCAAAGACCGCCCTGATGAATACGTTCAGTATGCGCGGGAATTGTTCATGCCTGCGACGAATCAGTCGGTGATTTACTATCAGTTGCGCGAGGAATTTAACCAGTGCCAGGATCCGTTCCGGCGCGCGTTGCTGTTTTTGTACCTCAACCGGCATGGTTATAACGGCCTGTGCCGTTATAATCTGCGCGGCGAATTTAATGTGCCGTTCGGTCGCTATAAAAAACCCTATTTTCCGGAAGCGGAGTTGTATCACTTCGCGGAAAAAGCGCAGAATGCCTTTTTTTACTGCGAATCCTACGCCGACAGTATGGCGCGCGCTGACGAGAATTCAGTCGTCTACTGCGATCCGCCTTATGCCCCGCTTTCTGCAACGGCAAACTTTACGGCGTACCACACAAACAGCTTCAGTCTGGAGCAGCAGGCGCACCTGGCCACCATTGCCGAGAACCTGGTGCAGAACCGGATCCCGGTATTGATTTCCAACCACGACACCGCGTTGACGCGTGAGTGGTATCATCAGGCAAAATTGCATGTGGTGAAAGTGCGCCGCAGTATCAGCAGTAACGGCGGCACACGTAAAAAGGTGGATGAATTGCTGGCGCTCTATCGCCCGGCGACACCTTAA
- the gph gene encoding phosphoglycolate phosphatase, with amino-acid sequence MDKLQSIQGVAFDLDGTLVDSAPGLTAAVDSALYALELPQAGEARVVTWIGNGADVLMERAFNWSRQERAIQRAAQGKPDIEEHVPQEEQIRMLRKLFNRYYEETVEEGSFLFPDVADTLAALHAQGLPLALVTNKPTPFVAPLLEALDIAQFFSFVVGGDDVVNKKPHPEPLLLVCKKLNIQPHELLFVGDSRNDILAAKAAGSVSVGLTYGYNYGEAITLSEPDLVFDHFKDLLPAFGLSHIEHQEMKHD; translated from the coding sequence ATGGATAAATTGCAGTCGATTCAAGGTGTGGCTTTCGATCTGGATGGTACGCTGGTGGATAGCGCGCCGGGTTTGACGGCCGCCGTAGACAGCGCGTTGTATGCGCTGGAACTCCCCCAGGCCGGTGAAGCGCGCGTGGTGACCTGGATTGGTAACGGCGCGGATGTGCTGATGGAGCGAGCATTCAACTGGTCGCGCCAGGAACGTGCTATCCAGCGTGCGGCGCAGGGCAAGCCAGACATTGAAGAGCATGTTCCGCAGGAAGAGCAGATTCGCATGCTGCGTAAGCTGTTTAACCGCTATTACGAAGAGACGGTGGAAGAGGGCAGTTTCCTGTTCCCGGACGTGGCAGACACCCTGGCTGCACTGCACGCTCAAGGTCTGCCGCTGGCGCTGGTGACCAACAAACCGACGCCGTTTGTCGCTCCGCTGCTGGAAGCGCTTGATATCGCACAATTCTTCTCTTTTGTCGTCGGCGGCGACGATGTGGTGAACAAAAAGCCGCACCCGGAACCGTTGCTTCTGGTGTGTAAAAAGCTCAATATTCAGCCTCACGAGCTACTTTTCGTGGGTGATTCGCGTAACGATATCCTGGCTGCGAAAGCGGCAGGCAGCGTTTCTGTGGGCCTGACTTACGGTTATAACTACGGCGAAGCGATCACCCTGAGCGAACCAGATCTCGTATTTGATCACTTTAAGGACTTACTGCCCGCATTTGGGCTTTCGCATATTGAACATCAGGAAATGAAACATGACTAA
- a CDS encoding HofP DNA utilization family protein, which translates to MIVERVVFACALCLLLSGMRDPFQPPPDTCQLTQLNQWQFRGMIQGKQAVGILRDAGERWHRVAAGELLPTGWLVVSVTVDELQISTGKDCIPAQWRWKREGTQNEKMDNGPHALRPVLRQHSDNAARHADRR; encoded by the coding sequence ATGATCGTTGAACGCGTGGTTTTTGCCTGTGCGTTATGCCTGTTGCTGAGCGGTATGCGCGACCCCTTCCAGCCGCCGCCGGATACCTGTCAGCTTACCCAACTGAACCAATGGCAGTTTCGCGGCATGATTCAGGGCAAGCAGGCGGTGGGCATATTGCGTGATGCCGGTGAACGCTGGCATCGGGTCGCTGCTGGCGAGTTGCTGCCAACGGGCTGGCTCGTTGTTTCTGTCACCGTGGATGAGCTGCAAATTTCCACGGGTAAAGATTGCATCCCGGCGCAGTGGCGCTGGAAACGAGAAGGAACTCAGAATGAAAAAATGGATAACGGGCCTCATGCTCTTCGCCCTGTCTTACGTCAGCACAGCGACAACGCAGCTCGTCACGCTGACCGTCGATGA
- the mrcA gene encoding peptidoglycan glycosyltransferase/peptidoglycan DD-transpeptidase MrcA: MKFVKYLFILAVFCILLGAGSIYGLYKYIEPQLPDVATLKDVRLQIPMQVYSADGELIAQYGEKRRIPLTLSQIPPELVKAFIATEDSRFYEHHGVDPVGIFRAASVALFSGHASQGASTITQQLARNFFLSPERTMMRKIKEVFLAIRIEQLLSKDEILELYLNKIYLGYRAYGVGAAAQVYFGKSVDQLTLSEMAVIAGLPKAPSTFNPLYSLDRATARRNVVLARMESEGYITEQQADQARSEAIDANYHAPEIAFSAPYLSEMVRQDMVARYGDKAYEDGYRVYTTITRKVQQAAQDAVRNNVMDYDMRHGYRGPSNVLWKIGEAAWSSKKITDSLKTLPTYGPLSPAVVTSANPQEAVAMMADGTSVSLRMDGVRWARPYRSDTQQGATPRKVTDAIQAGQQIWVRQVDNAWWLAQVPDVNSALVSINPHNGAILALVGGFDFNQSKFNRATQALRQVGSNIKPFLYTAAMDKGLTLASILNDAPISRWDVGAGSDWRPKNSPDEYAGPIRLRQGLGQSKNVVMVRAMRAMGVDYAAEYLQRFGFPAQNIVHTESLALGSASFTPMQVARGYSVMANGGFLIDPYYITKIENDQGNVLFEARPKVACADCDIPVIYGETPKSNVLENKDMENVATSQEQQNSSVPQPQLEQANQALVQRSGGEEYAPHVISTPLSFLIKSALNSNIFGEPGWQGTGWRAGRDLKRNDIGGKTGTTNSSKDAWFSGYGPGVVTSVWIGFDDHRRDLGRTTASGAIKDQISGYEGGAKSAQPAWDAYMKAVLDGVPEDPLTPPPGVVTVNIDRSTGQLASGGSSRQEYFIEGTQPTQQAVHEVGTTIIDNGETHELF, encoded by the coding sequence GTGAAGTTCGTAAAGTATTTATTCATCCTTGCAGTCTTTTGCATTCTGCTGGGAGCAGGCTCGATTTACGGTCTGTACAAATATATTGAGCCACAGTTACCCGATGTCGCGACGCTCAAAGACGTCCGGTTACAGATTCCAATGCAGGTGTACAGCGCAGATGGCGAATTGATCGCGCAATATGGTGAAAAGCGCCGCATCCCGCTGACCCTGAGCCAAATTCCGCCAGAACTGGTAAAAGCGTTTATCGCCACTGAAGATAGCCGTTTTTATGAGCACCACGGTGTTGACCCGGTGGGGATTTTCCGTGCCGCCAGCGTAGCACTCTTCTCTGGCCATGCATCACAGGGAGCCAGTACCATTACGCAGCAGTTAGCGCGTAACTTCTTCCTGAGCCCGGAACGCACCATGATGCGTAAAATCAAAGAGGTGTTCCTGGCGATCCGCATTGAGCAACTGTTGAGCAAAGACGAGATCCTTGAGCTTTACCTCAACAAAATCTATCTCGGTTATCGCGCTTACGGCGTGGGCGCTGCAGCTCAGGTCTATTTTGGTAAGTCGGTCGATCAACTGACGCTAAGTGAAATGGCGGTGATTGCCGGTTTACCGAAAGCGCCATCGACTTTTAACCCGCTCTACTCGCTCGACCGGGCAACCGCACGTCGTAACGTTGTGCTGGCGCGTATGGAAAGTGAAGGCTATATCACCGAACAGCAAGCCGACCAGGCGCGCAGCGAGGCGATAGACGCTAACTACCATGCGCCGGAAATCGCCTTCTCCGCCCCTTATCTTTCCGAGATGGTGCGTCAGGATATGGTCGCCCGTTATGGCGACAAAGCCTATGAGGATGGCTACCGCGTTTACACCACCATTACGCGTAAAGTGCAGCAGGCTGCGCAGGATGCCGTACGCAATAACGTGATGGATTACGACATGCGCCACGGCTATCGCGGTCCGTCAAATGTGTTGTGGAAGATCGGTGAAGCCGCATGGAGCAGTAAAAAAATCACTGACTCGCTGAAAACGCTGCCTACGTACGGGCCGCTCTCTCCGGCGGTCGTCACCAGCGCAAATCCGCAAGAAGCCGTGGCGATGATGGCTGATGGCACGTCGGTTTCATTGCGCATGGACGGCGTCCGCTGGGCTCGCCCTTACCGCTCTGATACGCAACAAGGCGCCACACCACGTAAAGTGACGGATGCCATACAGGCCGGGCAGCAGATTTGGGTGCGCCAGGTCGATAACGCCTGGTGGCTGGCGCAGGTGCCGGATGTGAACTCTGCGCTGGTCTCTATCAATCCGCATAATGGCGCGATACTGGCGCTGGTCGGCGGCTTTGACTTTAACCAGAGCAAGTTTAACCGTGCAACTCAGGCGCTGCGCCAGGTGGGTTCGAACATCAAGCCGTTCCTTTACACGGCGGCAATGGATAAAGGCCTGACGCTGGCAAGCATCCTCAATGATGCCCCGATTTCCCGCTGGGATGTGGGTGCAGGTTCCGACTGGCGGCCAAAGAACTCGCCGGATGAATATGCCGGTCCAATCCGTCTGCGCCAGGGGCTGGGGCAATCGAAGAACGTAGTGATGGTACGTGCGATGCGCGCGATGGGCGTCGATTATGCCGCAGAGTATTTGCAGCGTTTCGGTTTCCCGGCACAAAACATTGTGCATACCGAATCCCTGGCGCTGGGCTCAGCCTCATTTACGCCGATGCAGGTAGCAAGAGGCTATTCGGTGATGGCGAACGGCGGGTTCCTGATCGATCCGTACTACATCACGAAAATCGAAAACGATCAGGGCAATGTGCTGTTTGAAGCGCGCCCGAAAGTGGCCTGTGCCGATTGCGACATTCCGGTGATTTACGGCGAAACGCCGAAATCAAATGTGCTGGAAAACAAAGATATGGAAAACGTCGCCACGTCGCAGGAGCAGCAAAACAGCTCGGTGCCGCAACCGCAACTGGAGCAGGCAAACCAGGCGCTGGTTCAGCGCAGCGGTGGCGAAGAGTATGCGCCGCATGTGATTAGCACGCCGCTGTCGTTCCTGATTAAAAGCGCGCTGAACAGCAACATCTTTGGCGAACCCGGTTGGCAGGGAACGGGCTGGCGCGCGGGACGCGATCTCAAGCGTAACGATATCGGCGGTAAAACCGGCACCACCAACAGCTCGAAAGATGCCTGGTTCTCCGGTTATGGTCCGGGCGTTGTCACTTCCGTGTGGATCGGTTTTGACGATCATCGTCGCGATCTGGGGCGAACCACTGCTTCCGGCGCGATCAAAGATCAGATTTCCGGCTACGAAGGCGGTGCGAAAAGCGCCCAGCCAGCCTGGGATGCATACATGAAAGCGGTGCTGGACGGTGTGCCGGAAGATCCGTTAACGCCGCCGCCAGGCGTGGTCACCGTCAATATCGACCGCAGCACCGGGCAGTTGGCAAGTGGTGGCAGTAGCCGTCAGGAGTACTTCATCGAAGGAACTCAGCCGACGCAGCAAGCAGTACATGAAGTGGGCACGACCATCATTGATAACGGGGAAACGCACGAGCTGTTCTGA
- the aroK gene encoding shikimate kinase AroK, producing MAEKRNIFLVGPMGAGKSTIGRQLAQQLNMEFYDSDQEIEKRTGADVGWVFDVEGEEGFRDREEKIINELTEKQGIVLATGGGSVKSRETRNRLSARGVVVYLETTIEKQLARTQRDKKRPLLQVDAPPREVLEALADERNPLYEEIADVTIRTDDQSAKVVANQIIHMLESN from the coding sequence ATGGCAGAGAAACGCAATATCTTTCTGGTTGGGCCTATGGGTGCCGGCAAAAGCACTATTGGGCGTCAGTTAGCTCAACAACTCAATATGGAATTTTACGATTCTGATCAAGAGATTGAGAAACGAACCGGAGCTGATGTGGGCTGGGTCTTCGATGTTGAAGGTGAAGAAGGCTTCCGCGATCGCGAAGAAAAAATCATCAATGAGCTGACGGAAAAACAGGGCATCGTTCTGGCGACTGGCGGTGGTTCTGTGAAATCTCGCGAAACCCGTAATCGTCTCTCCGCCCGTGGCGTAGTGGTGTATCTGGAAACCACTATCGAAAAGCAATTGGCTCGCACTCAACGTGATAAAAAACGCCCGCTTCTGCAAGTGGACGCGCCGCCGCGTGAAGTACTGGAAGCACTGGCTGACGAACGCAATCCTCTGTACGAAGAGATTGCAGACGTGACCATTCGCACCGACGACCAGAGCGCTAAAGTGGTCGCAAACCAGATTATCCATATGCTGGAAAGCAACTAA
- a CDS encoding PilN domain-containing protein translates to MAGVNFLPWRQYRRRRSVRLWASVFIASLLLTGGAGLLWRASVAANLHVRVLWQQADAALLASLKAGEKTLLARQDAWRKAQVRRQRRQDTQAWQPRLLSLAANLPQNAWLTQLRWQQNQLTLSGLASSVRALGVLEQQLRNIAGFQLQQTGAMERDAQGRWQFHYQLNKENRDVPER, encoded by the coding sequence ATGGCTGGCGTGAATTTTCTGCCCTGGCGGCAATACCGGCGGCGACGCAGCGTGCGTCTCTGGGCGAGCGTTTTTATCGCCAGCCTCCTGCTGACAGGTGGTGCTGGCTTGCTATGGCGAGCATCGGTAGCCGCCAATCTTCACGTGCGGGTTCTTTGGCAGCAAGCCGATGCCGCACTGCTGGCCTCGCTGAAGGCGGGTGAAAAAACTTTGCTGGCACGGCAAGACGCGTGGCGCAAGGCGCAGGTTCGCAGACAGCGGCGGCAGGATACGCAGGCCTGGCAGCCACGCTTGCTTAGCCTGGCCGCAAATCTTCCGCAGAATGCCTGGCTGACGCAACTGCGCTGGCAGCAAAACCAGTTGACGCTATCAGGCCTTGCCAGCTCGGTTCGGGCGTTAGGTGTGCTTGAACAGCAATTGCGCAACATCGCGGGGTTTCAGTTACAACAAACCGGCGCAATGGAACGGGATGCGCAGGGGCGCTGGCAATTCCACTACCAGCTTAATAAGGAGAACAGGGATGTCCCTGAACGCTGA
- the damX gene encoding cell division protein DamX encodes MDEYKPEDELKTDPSDRRTGRSRQSSDRVDEPQINFDDIDLDADDRRPSRTRRARDEREEEGYDEEDEALDEEREERRPRKRKKAAAAKPASRQYMMMGIGVLVLLLLIIGIGSALKSPAPSTANEQNAPAEKNIDLSGNNGSADSSAAANQANNAQPAAGTSPVQQPAGNAPAPQDVTLPPISSTPSQGESPATPAGQQRVEVQGDLNTALSQPQSQAQIDNAVSSTLPTEPATVAPVHNGNARQTAESHSAATRPERKQMVIEPKPVVKAPVAKAESKPVAQPPKRTETAVTAPVKAPATTTTAATAAPVQQPKAAAQATAPAASSAVSTGNVGALKSAPGSHYTLQLSSSSNYSNLNSWAKKENLKNFVVYQTTRNGQPWYVLVSGVYASKDDAKRAVATLPADVQAKNPWAKPLHQVQADLK; translated from the coding sequence ATGGATGAATACAAACCAGAAGACGAGCTGAAAACCGATCCCAGCGATCGTCGTACTGGTCGTTCTCGTCAATCTTCCGATCGTGTCGATGAACCGCAGATCAATTTCGATGATATTGATCTCGATGCCGACGACCGCCGTCCTTCGCGTACCCGCCGGGCGCGTGATGAGCGCGAAGAAGAGGGCTACGACGAAGAAGATGAAGCTCTGGACGAAGAGCGTGAAGAACGTCGTCCGCGCAAGCGTAAGAAAGCGGCTGCCGCGAAACCTGCTTCGCGCCAGTACATGATGATGGGCATTGGCGTTCTGGTTCTGTTATTGCTCATTATCGGTATCGGTTCCGCGTTGAAATCCCCTGCGCCCTCCACGGCCAATGAACAGAATGCTCCGGCAGAGAAGAATATCGATCTCTCCGGTAACAATGGCAGTGCGGACAGCTCCGCCGCCGCTAACCAGGCGAATAACGCACAGCCCGCTGCCGGTACATCGCCTGTCCAGCAACCTGCTGGCAATGCGCCTGCGCCGCAGGATGTTACCTTACCGCCGATCTCCTCGACGCCATCTCAGGGTGAATCGCCTGCAACGCCTGCGGGCCAGCAGCGTGTGGAAGTTCAGGGCGATCTGAACACCGCGCTGTCGCAGCCGCAAAGCCAGGCGCAGATTGACAATGCGGTAAGCTCCACGTTGCCAACAGAACCTGCAACGGTAGCACCGGTACATAACGGCAATGCACGGCAGACTGCAGAAAGTCATTCGGCGGCAACGCGTCCTGAGCGCAAGCAGATGGTGATTGAGCCGAAACCGGTCGTTAAAGCGCCGGTCGCGAAAGCCGAGTCAAAACCGGTTGCCCAGCCGCCAAAACGCACTGAAACTGCGGTAACCGCTCCGGTGAAAGCACCGGCGACAACGACAACTGCTGCGACTGCTGCGCCGGTACAACAGCCGAAAGCCGCTGCGCAGGCTACTGCACCCGCTGCAAGCAGCGCAGTCTCAACCGGGAATGTTGGCGCGCTGAAATCGGCTCCGGGCAGCCACTACACGCTGCAACTGAGCAGTTCCTCGAATTACAGCAACCTGAATTCGTGGGCGAAGAAAGAAAATCTGAAAAACTTCGTGGTTTATCAGACTACGCGTAACGGCCAGCCGTGGTATGTGCTGGTAAGCGGCGTATATGCATCAAAAGATGATGCAAAACGCGCAGTTGCTACGCTTCCCGCTGATGTACAGGCGAAAAACCCGTGGGCTAAGCCGCTGCATCAGGTTCAGGCCGATCTGAAGTAA
- the aroB gene encoding 3-dehydroquinate synthase yields the protein MERITVTLGERSYPITIAAGLFNDPASFSPLKSGDQVMLVTNETLAPLYLDKVRHVLEQAGVKVDSVILPDGEQYKSLAVMDTVFTALLQKPHGRDTTLVALGGGVIGDLTGFAAASYQRGVRFIQVPTTLLSQVDSSVGGKTAVNHPLGKNMIGAFYQPASVVVDLDCLATLPARELSSGLAEVIKYGIILDGEFFDWLEQNMDALLRLDGPAMAYCIRRCCELKAEVVAADERETGLRALLNLGHTFGHAIEAEMGYGNWLHGEAVAAGMVMAAHASERLGQFSKADTQRIKTLLKRAGLPVQGPHEMAAEAYLPHMMRDKKVLAGEMRLVLPLAIGKSEVRGGVSHDVVLGAIADCQQA from the coding sequence ATGGAGAGGATCACAGTCACTCTTGGGGAACGTAGTTACCCTATCACCATCGCGGCTGGTTTGTTTAACGATCCAGCTTCCTTCTCGCCCCTGAAGTCTGGTGATCAGGTCATGCTGGTCACTAATGAAACACTGGCTCCGCTCTATCTTGATAAGGTTCGCCACGTTCTTGAACAGGCTGGCGTGAAGGTCGATAGCGTGATTCTTCCCGACGGCGAGCAATACAAAAGCCTGGCGGTGATGGATACCGTATTTACTGCTTTGTTGCAAAAACCGCACGGGCGTGACACGACGCTGGTTGCGCTGGGAGGCGGCGTAATCGGTGATTTAACCGGTTTTGCAGCGGCCAGCTATCAGCGCGGCGTACGCTTTATTCAGGTTCCAACCACGCTTCTGTCTCAGGTTGATTCCTCCGTTGGCGGTAAAACGGCGGTAAACCACCCCCTTGGCAAAAACATGATCGGCGCATTCTACCAGCCTGCGTCTGTCGTTGTTGACCTTGATTGCCTCGCAACCCTTCCCGCCCGTGAACTCTCCTCCGGTCTCGCGGAAGTGATCAAATACGGCATTATTCTTGACGGTGAGTTCTTTGACTGGCTGGAACAGAATATGGATGCGCTTTTGCGTCTCGACGGCCCGGCGATGGCATACTGTATTCGGCGTTGTTGTGAGCTGAAAGCCGAAGTTGTTGCTGCCGATGAGCGGGAAACCGGCTTACGTGCTTTACTGAATCTGGGGCATACCTTCGGCCATGCTATCGAAGCAGAAATGGGCTACGGTAACTGGCTGCACGGCGAAGCTGTTGCAGCTGGCATGGTGATGGCGGCACATGCTTCTGAGCGTCTGGGTCAGTTCAGCAAAGCAGACACGCAGCGTATCAAAACGCTGCTCAAACGTGCTGGCCTGCCAGTTCAGGGGCCGCATGAAATGGCGGCGGAAGCCTATCTGCCACATATGATGCGCGATAAAAAAGTGCTGGCGGGGGAAATGCGCTTAGTGCTCCCGTTGGCCATAGGGAAGAGCGAAGTGCGCGGCGGAGTGTCGCACGACGTAGTACTTGGCGCTATTGCTGATTGTCAGCAGGCGTAA
- the rpe gene encoding ribulose-phosphate 3-epimerase, which yields MKQYLIAPSILSADFARLGEDTANALAAGGDVVHFDVMDNHYVPNLTIGPMVLKALRNYGITAPIDVHLMVKPVDRLVPDFAAAGASIITFHPEASEHVDRTLQLIKEQGCKAGLVFNPATPLSYLDYVMDKLDVILLMSVNPGFGGQSFIPHTLDKLREVRRRIDASGFDIRLEVDGGVKASNIGEIAAAGADMFVAGSAIFDKPDYKQVIDEMRSELAKVSHG from the coding sequence ATGAAACAGTATTTGATTGCCCCTTCGATTTTATCGGCTGACTTTGCTCGCCTGGGCGAAGACACTGCCAACGCGCTGGCCGCTGGTGGCGACGTTGTCCACTTCGATGTAATGGACAACCATTACGTACCGAACCTGACTATCGGGCCGATGGTGCTTAAAGCGCTGCGCAACTACGGCATCACCGCACCTATCGACGTGCATTTGATGGTGAAACCGGTTGACCGTCTGGTGCCGGATTTCGCCGCCGCGGGTGCGAGCATCATTACATTTCATCCTGAAGCTTCCGAGCATGTTGACCGCACGCTGCAACTGATCAAAGAGCAGGGTTGTAAAGCGGGGCTGGTGTTTAACCCGGCGACGCCGCTGAGCTACCTGGATTATGTAATGGACAAGCTGGATGTGATCCTGCTGATGTCGGTGAACCCCGGTTTTGGTGGTCAATCCTTTATTCCGCATACGCTGGATAAACTGCGCGAAGTTCGCCGCCGCATTGATGCTTCCGGTTTTGATATTCGTCTGGAAGTTGATGGCGGGGTTAAAGCCAGCAATATCGGCGAGATTGCCGCTGCTGGTGCGGATATGTTCGTGGCGGGGTCGGCGATTTTTGATAAGCCGGATTACAAACAGGTTATTGATGAAATGCGTAGCGAACTGGCGAAGGTAAGTCATGGATAA